In one Vulgatibacter incomptus genomic region, the following are encoded:
- a CDS encoding DUF4234 domain-containing protein, translating to MSETEPPMEPPEPARAPPGMGPPPPGEPKEEKEAKAEEPTPRPKKPSGQPPQPPPREQGGPLLEPVSTWSFVLLSIVTLGIYAIYRFYKATKAYEWLAGRTSSFSGFFWAYVVSSFLFFPAALVFGALALNEAIDLRDEAAERYEVPTRRFHSKGTHVVLWVVGTLTVWVLLGIVALVFQAIYFFGEYNRIARGMEEEGAGEKPLLPSPHEGEGGAKEHSRSAATAEQTCSSCGEPLPTDARFCRSCGKPVEPSDAH from the coding sequence ATGAGTGAGACCGAGCCGCCGATGGAGCCACCGGAGCCGGCGCGAGCGCCGCCGGGGATGGGTCCCCCACCGCCGGGGGAGCCGAAAGAGGAGAAGGAGGCGAAGGCCGAGGAGCCAACACCGCGACCGAAGAAGCCGTCGGGACAGCCGCCCCAGCCTCCGCCCCGGGAGCAGGGGGGTCCGCTCCTCGAGCCGGTCTCGACCTGGTCCTTCGTACTCCTCTCGATCGTCACCCTCGGGATCTACGCGATCTATCGCTTCTACAAGGCGACCAAGGCCTACGAGTGGCTCGCGGGGCGCACCTCGAGCTTCTCGGGTTTCTTCTGGGCCTACGTCGTCTCCAGCTTCCTCTTCTTCCCGGCGGCGCTCGTCTTCGGCGCCCTCGCCCTGAACGAGGCGATCGACCTCCGCGACGAGGCTGCGGAGCGGTACGAGGTGCCGACCCGAAGGTTCCACTCCAAGGGAACCCACGTGGTCCTCTGGGTGGTCGGCACGCTCACGGTCTGGGTGCTGCTCGGCATCGTGGCCTTGGTGTTCCAGGCCATCTACTTCTTTGGCGAGTACAACCGGATCGCCCGAGGAATGGAGGAAGAGGGCGCCGGCGAGAAGCCACTCCTCCCTTCGCCGCACGAAGGCGAAGGCGGTGCAAAGGAGCACTCGCGCTCCGCGGCAACCGCCGAGCAGACCTGTTCGAGCTGCGGTGAACCCCTCCCGACGGACGCCCGCTTCTGCCGAAGCTGCGGCAAGCCCGTCGAGCCCAGCGACGCACACTGA